In Gammaproteobacteria bacterium, the genomic stretch CGCCTCCGGCTTTATAAAAATTTCTTACATGCACAAAAAACCCGGCAATTGCCGGGTTTTTTGTATTTCTTGTGGTGTCGACTAAATAAACAAACAAATATCCGATTGTCCGGCAAATTCGAAGAAAGTAGCCGCACCGCCATATTCGATTCCGTCGATAAATTCATCGTTTCGAAATTCAAACAAATCCACGGTCATTTGACAAGCAATGAGCTTCACTCCCGCTTCAACACACAAATCCCGAAGCTCCTCTACGCTGGCCACACCTTTGGCTTTCATTTTTTGCTTCATCATGGTGCTCATCATGGCCTGCATACCGGGCAGGGCCTGAAACAAAACTGGCATGGGCATCGGCATGGGCATGCCCGGATTCCCTAATGATGACATTTGTAAATTGAGTTTTTTCCGTAGTAACTGCAAACCATAAAATGTACAAAATATCTCTACTTCATACCCTAAAGCCGCTGCAGTTGACGCCAATATAAACGGAGGATAAGCCCAATCCAGGGATCCCTTGGTTGCAATAATTGCCAGTTTTTTATCAGAC encodes the following:
- a CDS encoding DsrE/DsrF/DrsH-like family protein gives rise to the protein MSDKKLAIIATKGSLDWAYPPFILASTAAALGYEVEIFCTFYGLQLLRKKLNLQMSSLGNPGMPMPMPMPVLFQALPGMQAMMSTMMKQKMKAKGVASVEELRDLCVEAGVKLIACQMTVDLFEFRNDEFIDGIEYGGAATFFEFAGQSDICLFI